The following proteins are co-located in the Enoplosus armatus isolate fEnoArm2 chromosome 8, fEnoArm2.hap1, whole genome shotgun sequence genome:
- the snai1b gene encoding snail family zinc finger 1b encodes MPRSFLVKKYFSNKKPYYRESQLESQTAFVPESFPRAELPTQNNSSALTCYPTSPFFSSIDTLPAPLSPITPASLSPSPLGPLDLSSSPSSSSSSSSSSEEEEDGGRTSDPPSPDIIQHIYHCLHCTNSYTSLSALSHHQMSNHELSHCAPLQQTPSLPTEVSARPAFHCKHCPKEYTSLGALKMHIRSHTLPCVCPTCGKAFSRPWLLRGHIRTHTGERPFACQHCNRAFADRSNLRAHLQTHSEVKKYQCGSCARTFSRMSLLHKHNASGCCPAS; translated from the exons ATGCCTCGGTCATTCCTTGTCAAGAAGTATTTTTCCAACAAGAAGCCATACTACAGGGAGAGCCAACTGGAGAGCCAAACTG CTTTTGTCCCAGAGAGCTTTCCACGGGCTGAACTTCCAACACAGAACAACAGCTCTGCCCTGACCTGCTACCCCACCAGCCCATTCTTCAGCAGCATAGACACCCTGCCTGCACCTCTCTCCCCGATCACCCCTGCGTCTCTGTCCCCTTCGCCGCTGGGCCCTCTGGACCTCAGCAGCtccccctccagcagcagcagcagcagcagcagcagcgaggaagaggaggacggcGGACGCACTTCAGATCCTCCCAGCCCAGACATCATCCAGCACATCTACCACTGTCTGCACTGCACTAACAGTTACACCAGTCTCTCAGCACTGTCCCATCATCAGATGTCCAACCATGAGCTCTCCCACTGTGCTCCACTGCAGCAGACCCCGTCTCTGCCCACTGAAGTCTCCGCACGCCCAGCCTTCCACTGCAAACACTGCCCCAAGGAGTACACCAGCCTGGGAGCCCTAAAGATGCACATCCGCTCACACACTCTGCCCTGCGTGTGCCCCACCTGCGGCAAGGCTTTCTCCAGACCGTGGCTGCTCAGAGGacacattcgcacacacacag GTGAGCGCCCCTTCGCTTGTCAACACTGTAACCGGGCCTTTGCTGATCGCTCCAACCTGCGCGCCCACCTGCAGACCCACTCTGAAGTGAAGAAGTACCAGTGCGGCTCCTGCGCGAGGACCTTCAGCCGCATGTCcctgctgcacaaacacaacgCCTCTGGCTGCTGCCCGGCCTCATAG